The following proteins are co-located in the Acidobacteriota bacterium genome:
- a CDS encoding trypsin-like peptidase domain-containing protein, protein MATWGPQVPGSQPASDDVDLLDAYSRAVIGAVDVVSPAVVGVEVARRRRDAAAAPRDGQAAGSGFIFAPDGLVITNSHVVDGAAAVQVIQQDGQRHDADLIGDDPATDLAVLRISGGPFPWVSLGDSSSIRVGQVVVALGNPYGFQCTVTSGVVSALGRSLRGRTGRLIDEIVQTDAALNPGNSGGPLVTTAGHVVGVNTAIIMGAQGLSFAIASNIVRFVVSHLLQEGRVRRSYLGVAGERVPVGRALARAHQLHTSSGIRVMAVEPSGPAAAAGVRQGDIVVSFAGVPIGGVDELHRLLDADRIGRPAELGVIRMGELHRVTVVPRGDWPA, encoded by the coding sequence ATGGCGACGTGGGGACCGCAGGTGCCTGGATCTCAGCCGGCGAGCGACGACGTCGATCTGCTCGATGCGTACTCCCGCGCGGTCATCGGCGCGGTCGACGTCGTCAGCCCCGCGGTCGTCGGCGTCGAGGTCGCACGCCGCCGGCGCGACGCGGCAGCGGCGCCGCGCGACGGGCAGGCCGCCGGATCCGGCTTCATCTTCGCGCCCGACGGTCTCGTCATCACCAACAGCCATGTCGTCGACGGAGCGGCCGCGGTCCAGGTCATACAGCAGGACGGGCAGCGGCACGACGCGGACCTGATCGGCGACGATCCCGCGACGGACCTCGCGGTGCTGCGCATCAGCGGCGGACCGTTCCCATGGGTCAGCCTCGGCGACTCGTCGTCGATCCGCGTCGGCCAGGTGGTCGTCGCGCTCGGCAACCCGTACGGCTTCCAGTGCACCGTCACGAGCGGCGTCGTGAGCGCGCTCGGCCGGTCGCTGCGCGGCCGCACGGGCCGGCTGATCGACGAGATCGTCCAGACGGACGCCGCGCTCAACCCCGGCAATTCCGGCGGCCCGCTCGTCACGACCGCCGGTCACGTCGTCGGCGTCAATACGGCGATCATCATGGGCGCGCAGGGGCTGTCGTTCGCGATCGCGAGCAACATCGTGCGCTTCGTCGTCTCGCACCTGCTGCAGGAAGGACGCGTGCGCCGCAGCTACCTTGGCGTGGCGGGAGAGCGCGTGCCCGTCGGCCGCGCCCTGGCGCGCGCGCATCAACTGCACACGTCGAGCGGCATCCGTGTGATGGCCGTCGAGCCGAGCGGGCCGGCGGCCGCTGCCGGCGTGCGGCAGGGGGATATCGTCGTGAGCTTCGCCGGCGTCCCCATCGGCGGCGTGGACGAGCTGCACCGCCTTCTCGACGCGGACCGCATCGGGCGGCCGGCCGAGCTCGGCGTGATCAGGATGGGCGAGCTGCACCGGGTCACGGTCGTGCCGCGAGGAGACTGGCCCGCCTGA
- a CDS encoding helix-turn-helix transcriptional regulator produces MAGEFESLAAARRAGVRADAVLLADPSSGQEELAARAAPPADPLTPRELEVLTLMADGLPNKAIAARLGISDQTVKFHVAAICGKLGARNRTGAVRLALAEGLIAI; encoded by the coding sequence ATCGCGGGGGAATTCGAATCGCTGGCCGCGGCACGCCGCGCCGGCGTCCGGGCCGACGCCGTGCTGCTCGCGGATCCGTCGAGCGGGCAAGAGGAGCTCGCGGCCCGTGCGGCACCGCCGGCGGACCCGTTGACGCCGCGAGAGCTCGAGGTGCTGACGCTCATGGCTGACGGGCTGCCGAACAAGGCGATCGCCGCGCGGCTCGGGATCAGCGATCAGACCGTGAAGTTCCACGTCGCCGCGATCTGCGGCAAGCTCGGCGCACGCAACCGCACCGGTGCCGTCCGGCTCGCGCTGGCCGAGGGCCTGATCGCGATCTAA
- a CDS encoding serine protease, which yields MNAMSLSGFSEQLADLVDRASASVVQVQGRRRPASGVVLHPDLVVTTTRAIGQERGLRLRTSDGTAHDAELRGWDPATGLSLLKVTGAPLQPFEAEAPPPRTGHLIVGIARSWSNVVTATSGIVAIVGGPLPTGPGRAIERVMRTTAPMHGGFAGGAVLDVSGRFAGVATAQAIRGLAVVIPADIVGRVAARLAEHGTPRRGYLGIAGQAVRLPPGQQDARSPQRGLLIVGISPESPAERAGLMVGDVIVRFDAQAVESPVDLLALLDDGRVGREVGVRLLRGGSTIDATVIVGTRPHP from the coding sequence ATGAACGCCATGTCCCTCAGCGGCTTCTCCGAACAGCTCGCCGATCTCGTCGACCGTGCCTCCGCGTCGGTCGTCCAGGTGCAGGGCCGGCGACGGCCAGCCAGCGGCGTGGTGCTCCACCCGGATCTCGTGGTGACGACGACACGCGCCATCGGTCAGGAGCGCGGGCTCCGGCTTCGAACCTCGGACGGCACCGCACACGATGCCGAGCTGCGTGGTTGGGATCCTGCGACCGGCCTCTCGTTGCTGAAGGTGACTGGGGCGCCGCTCCAGCCGTTCGAGGCCGAGGCGCCGCCGCCGAGGACCGGTCACCTGATCGTGGGCATCGCGCGCTCGTGGAGCAACGTCGTCACCGCGACGTCCGGCATCGTCGCGATCGTCGGCGGCCCGCTGCCAACCGGCCCCGGCCGCGCGATCGAGCGGGTGATGCGCACGACCGCGCCCATGCACGGCGGATTCGCGGGCGGTGCCGTGCTCGACGTGTCCGGCCGGTTCGCCGGCGTCGCGACGGCCCAGGCGATCCGCGGCCTCGCGGTGGTCATCCCCGCCGACATCGTCGGCCGAGTCGCGGCCCGGCTCGCGGAGCACGGCACGCCGCGCCGCGGCTACCTCGGCATCGCCGGCCAGGCCGTGCGCCTTCCGCCGGGTCAGCAGGACGCACGATCGCCGCAGCGCGGACTGCTGATCGTCGGCATCTCGCCCGAGAGCCCGGCCGAGCGCGCCGGGCTGATGGTGGGCGACGTCATCGTCCGCTTCGACGCGCAGGCGGTGGAATCGCCCGTGGACCTGCTGGCGCTGCTCGACGACGGGCGCGTCGGACGCGAGGTCGGCGTGCGCCTGCTGCGCGGCGGCTCGACGATCGACGCAACCGTCATCGTCGGAACGCGTCCACATCCTTGA
- a CDS encoding TCR/Tet family MFS transporter produces the protein MTTARSSGTRQAAVAFIFITILLDMLALGMIIPVLPVLIEEFRGGDTASAARTVGLFGTVWAGIQFFAAPVLGALSDRYGRRPTILLSNLGLGADYLLMALAPSLGWLFVGRVLSGITSASVPTAFAYLADVTPVERRAHAYGVMGAAFGIGFIVGPALGGVLSVFGPRTPFWVAGAFSLANAAYGYFVLPESLDAAHRRPFSWARANPIGSLRLLRSHHTLVGFAAIHFLYHLAHQSLQGVFVLYTDYRYGWTSTTVGWALAGVGVCSAIVQAGLVGRVVSAIGERPAVLFGLSAGVVGFAIYGLAPTGAAFVAGIPIMSLWGFYGPAAQGLMTRRVGRSEQGALQGALASIQMVTGLIGPALFAETFAASISGRGWNLPGMPFLLASALLVASVFVAIAATRRTAAAA, from the coding sequence ATGACGACAGCACGCTCCTCGGGCACGCGCCAGGCCGCGGTTGCCTTCATCTTCATCACCATCCTCCTCGACATGCTGGCGCTCGGGATGATCATCCCGGTGCTACCGGTGCTCATCGAGGAGTTCCGGGGAGGCGACACGGCATCGGCCGCGCGGACCGTCGGGCTCTTCGGCACCGTGTGGGCCGGCATCCAGTTCTTCGCGGCGCCCGTGCTCGGCGCGCTGTCCGATCGGTACGGGCGACGGCCGACGATCCTGCTCTCCAACCTCGGACTCGGCGCCGACTACCTGCTCATGGCCTTGGCGCCGTCGCTCGGCTGGCTGTTCGTCGGGCGCGTGCTCTCGGGGATCACGTCGGCGAGCGTCCCCACGGCGTTCGCGTACCTCGCGGACGTCACGCCCGTCGAACGTCGCGCGCACGCGTACGGCGTCATGGGCGCCGCGTTCGGCATCGGGTTCATCGTCGGGCCGGCGCTCGGCGGCGTGCTCAGCGTGTTCGGACCGCGCACGCCGTTCTGGGTCGCCGGGGCGTTCAGCCTCGCCAACGCGGCCTACGGCTACTTCGTGCTGCCGGAGTCGCTCGACGCCGCACATCGGCGGCCGTTCTCGTGGGCGCGCGCGAATCCCATCGGGTCGTTGCGGTTGTTGCGGTCGCACCACACCCTGGTCGGGTTCGCGGCGATCCACTTCCTCTATCACCTGGCCCACCAGTCGCTGCAGGGCGTCTTCGTGCTCTACACCGACTACCGCTACGGCTGGACGAGCACCACGGTCGGCTGGGCGCTGGCCGGCGTGGGCGTCTGCTCGGCCATCGTGCAGGCGGGCCTCGTCGGCCGTGTCGTCTCGGCGATCGGCGAACGGCCGGCGGTGCTGTTCGGCCTCTCCGCGGGCGTCGTCGGCTTCGCGATCTACGGCCTGGCCCCGACCGGCGCCGCGTTCGTCGCGGGCATTCCGATCATGTCGCTCTGGGGATTCTACGGTCCGGCGGCGCAGGGTCTGATGACGCGCCGCGTCGGACGCTCCGAGCAGGGCGCGTTGCAGGGCGCGCTCGCCAGCATCCAGATGGTCACCGGCCTCATCGGCCCGGCGCTGTTCGCCGAGACGTTCGCCGCGTCGATCAGCGGCCGCGGCTGGAACCTCCCGGGCATGCCCTTCCTGCTCGCGTCGGCGCTCCTCGTCGCCAGCGTGTTCGTCGCGATCGCCGCGACACGTCGCACCGCGGCGGCGGCCTGA
- a CDS encoding glutathione peroxidase: MPSPSQSLYDIEVRDIDGNLFTMERYRGRVLLVVNVASRCGHTPQYAALETLYRAHRRAGFVVLGFPCNQFGRQEPGTDAEVRAFCSRVYGVTFPMFSKIDVNGPGAHPLYRILKAQKKGIFGSDRVKWNFTKFLVGRAGAVLRRYAPGKPPAAIEPDVVAALASAA, encoded by the coding sequence ATGCCTTCCCCCTCGCAAAGCCTCTACGATATCGAGGTGAGGGACATCGACGGAAATCTGTTCACGATGGAGCGCTATCGAGGGCGCGTCCTCCTCGTCGTGAACGTCGCCAGCCGTTGTGGTCACACGCCGCAGTACGCGGCCCTCGAGACGCTGTACCGCGCGCACCGCCGCGCCGGCTTCGTCGTCCTGGGATTTCCGTGCAACCAGTTCGGCCGACAGGAGCCCGGCACCGACGCCGAGGTGCGCGCGTTCTGCTCGCGCGTCTACGGCGTGACGTTTCCGATGTTCAGCAAGATCGACGTGAACGGGCCTGGCGCGCATCCGCTGTACCGGATCCTGAAGGCGCAGAAGAAAGGCATCTTTGGATCCGATCGCGTGAAGTGGAACTTCACCAAGTTCCTCGTCGGCCGCGCGGGTGCGGTGCTGCGGCGGTACGCGCCCGGCAAGCCGCCGGCCGCGATCGAACCCGACGTCGTCGCGGCGTTGGCGTCGGCGGCGTGA
- a CDS encoding histidine phosphatase family protein, whose protein sequence is MSGEHPRAAVLLVHHADAVGPEVDPQRPLSAAGRAQAAWLADYAKRAGLVPDVIWHSGKLRARETAEALLFACNPRAVLRAVRGLRPEDSPEWVRAMLAGETQMVALVSHMPLMPALLRRLVRADTDFPPHGMVLLDRGDEGSYVERWRIAPPAT, encoded by the coding sequence ATGAGCGGCGAGCACCCACGAGCGGCGGTGCTCCTCGTGCACCACGCGGACGCCGTTGGGCCGGAGGTCGATCCTCAGCGGCCGCTCTCGGCAGCCGGACGAGCTCAGGCGGCGTGGCTGGCCGATTACGCCAAACGCGCCGGCCTCGTTCCTGACGTCATCTGGCACAGCGGCAAGCTTCGCGCGCGCGAGACGGCTGAAGCGTTGCTGTTCGCGTGCAATCCCCGCGCGGTCTTGCGCGCCGTTCGCGGCCTGCGGCCGGAGGACTCGCCCGAGTGGGTGCGCGCCATGCTGGCTGGGGAGACTCAGATGGTGGCGCTCGTCAGCCACATGCCGCTGATGCCGGCGCTGCTGCGACGGTTGGTTCGGGCGGATACGGACTTCCCGCCGCACGGGATGGTGCTGCTCGACCGCGGCGACGAGGGCTCGTACGTCGAGCGATGGCGCATCGCGCCGCCGGCGACGTGA